In the Leptospira sp. WS4.C2 genome, one interval contains:
- a CDS encoding ATP-dependent Clp protease adaptor ClpS, translated as MTEQNQPSTFEEIKTHFDSVYFYFVILFNDSIHEFSYVEDCLMKLCFKTKKDAKKIAMEAHTNGKAVCFQGSMEECETVAENMTTANLTVILGV; from the coding sequence ATGACAGAACAGAACCAACCTTCTACATTTGAAGAAATCAAAACCCATTTTGATTCTGTATACTTTTACTTTGTCATTCTGTTCAATGATTCGATTCATGAATTTTCTTATGTAGAAGATTGTCTCATGAAACTTTGTTTCAAAACTAAAAAGGATGCCAAAAAAATTGCCATGGAAGCTCATACCAATGGCAAAGCAGTTTGTTTTCAAGGCAGTATGGAAGAATGTGAAACCGTTGCAGAAAATATGACAACCGCCAACTTAACCGTCATTTTAGGTGTATAA
- a CDS encoding ammonium transporter: MKQYFKSIAFLLLVVPMFLFADDAATVANPAQETANAIQTLTVGLDTLWVLVAGMLVFFMNAGFALVESGFAQSKNTVNILAKNFIVFAAATFSYWAIGWGLMFGDGSPFMATEGLFFLGGADNSPAIGDAYKGVYSSMNWTGVPLLAKFFFQLVFAATAATIVSGAVAERIKFHSFLIFSFILVAVMYPFTGHWVWGGGWIAGLGFHDFAGSTVVHSVGGWAALAGAIVLGARKGKFLPDGRIKPILGHNMTSAALGTLILWLGWFGFNPGSTMGVGDGSVMSHVIVTTNISAALGALASTVTAWIILKKPDLGMILNGTLAGLVGITAPCAIVSPTSAAIIGAVSGILVVLSVLFFDKIKIDDPVGATSVHLVCGIWGTLAVAIFGYEGSPAGVEVPSILTQLYGILAIGGFTFAISLVLWFVLKLAGGIRVGEEEELSGLDLGEHGAEAYPDFNIRARG, encoded by the coding sequence ATGAAACAGTATTTCAAATCAATCGCCTTCCTGCTCCTGGTTGTTCCGATGTTCCTTTTTGCAGATGATGCTGCAACCGTCGCGAACCCGGCGCAAGAAACCGCAAATGCAATCCAAACTTTAACCGTTGGTCTAGACACCTTATGGGTGCTAGTCGCTGGTATGTTGGTATTCTTTATGAATGCCGGATTTGCTCTCGTTGAATCGGGATTCGCTCAATCGAAGAACACCGTAAACATCCTAGCTAAAAACTTCATCGTTTTTGCAGCTGCAACTTTCTCCTACTGGGCAATTGGTTGGGGTTTGATGTTTGGTGACGGATCTCCTTTTATGGCAACCGAAGGTCTTTTTTTCTTAGGTGGAGCTGATAACTCACCTGCAATCGGTGATGCATACAAAGGTGTGTATTCTTCTATGAATTGGACCGGTGTTCCTCTTCTTGCAAAATTTTTCTTCCAATTGGTCTTTGCAGCAACAGCAGCAACTATCGTGTCTGGAGCTGTGGCTGAACGAATTAAATTTCATTCCTTCCTTATCTTCTCCTTTATTCTTGTAGCAGTCATGTATCCATTCACAGGTCACTGGGTATGGGGTGGTGGATGGATTGCAGGTCTTGGTTTTCATGACTTTGCAGGATCAACCGTAGTACACTCTGTAGGTGGATGGGCCGCTCTTGCTGGTGCCATCGTTCTTGGTGCTAGAAAGGGAAAATTTTTACCCGATGGTCGAATCAAACCAATTCTTGGTCACAACATGACTTCCGCAGCTCTTGGAACACTCATCCTTTGGCTCGGTTGGTTTGGATTTAACCCTGGTTCTACGATGGGTGTAGGTGATGGAAGTGTGATGTCTCATGTAATTGTGACAACTAACATCTCTGCTGCTCTTGGTGCACTTGCATCAACGGTTACCGCTTGGATTATCTTAAAAAAACCTGATCTTGGTATGATTCTAAACGGAACACTCGCAGGTCTTGTTGGTATCACTGCACCATGTGCGATTGTTAGCCCAACATCTGCTGCCATCATTGGTGCTGTGTCTGGAATCCTCGTAGTATTGTCTGTTCTTTTCTTTGACAAAATCAAAATTGATGACCCGGTAGGTGCAACTTCTGTTCACTTAGTATGTGGTATTTGGGGAACATTAGCAGTTGCAATCTTTGGTTACGAAGGTTCACCTGCAGGAGTAGAAGTTCCTTCAATTCTGACTCAACTTTACGGAATCCTCGCTATCGGTGGATTCACTTTCGCAATATCTTTAGTATTGTGGTTTGTGTTAAAACTTGCTGGTGGAATCCGAGTGGGTGAAGAAGAAGAACTTAGTGGATTGGACCTTGGGGAACATGGAGCAGAAGCTTACCCTGATTTCAATATCCGAGCTCGTGGTTAA
- a CDS encoding deoxyribodipyrimidine photolyase, translating into MLPRGKYILYWMQAYRRFDSNHAFAYAVSLAKEQNKELIVYEGLRCDYPWNSERIHKFILEGMYDNQTRADELDINYWPFVESKTNPARGILKEIAKDAVAIVTDDFPCFIIPEQTSKLARKIDCPLIAVDSNSLLPLSRFERAASAARILRIWIHKEFLKGMPKFTKPKWRIEDLLGLNGNTKPPVGFGLPKDLNSFLQSFDFKKEVPPAKGVKGGRNEALKILRSFVTKKLQNYETGHSEPNPPEITATSGLSPYLHFGHIGIEEIFQSVLEVTSKGKWNPERMSHQKPGDREHFYSESSSTNHFLDELITWRDIGYLFFWKDKPNYINLENLPDWVKANFKKHKSDTREYLYTLEQFESANTHDELWNAAQTELVKTGRMHNYMRMLWGKKVIEWTKTYEEAFQILEHLNNKYAYDGRNPNSYTGILWCFGLFDRPWFPERNVFGNVRFMSSDSTKKKFKMKSYLEYIGELSGNSDSLFP; encoded by the coding sequence ATGCTTCCTCGCGGCAAATACATCCTTTATTGGATGCAGGCCTACCGTCGGTTCGACTCAAATCATGCCTTTGCCTATGCGGTCTCACTTGCCAAAGAACAAAACAAAGAACTCATTGTGTATGAGGGATTACGCTGCGACTATCCCTGGAATTCAGAAAGGATCCACAAATTTATTTTGGAAGGGATGTATGACAACCAAACAAGAGCAGATGAACTAGACATCAACTATTGGCCTTTTGTAGAATCCAAAACAAATCCCGCACGGGGAATCTTAAAAGAAATTGCTAAAGATGCAGTTGCCATTGTTACCGATGACTTCCCTTGTTTTATTATCCCAGAACAAACAAGTAAACTTGCAAGAAAAATCGATTGTCCACTCATCGCTGTGGATAGCAATTCTCTCCTTCCCCTCTCCCGTTTTGAAAGAGCGGCGAGTGCTGCAAGGATTCTAAGAATTTGGATTCATAAAGAATTTTTAAAAGGGATGCCAAAGTTCACAAAACCAAAATGGAGAATAGAAGACCTACTTGGGCTGAATGGAAACACAAAACCTCCTGTTGGGTTTGGACTCCCCAAAGACTTAAACTCATTTTTACAATCGTTTGATTTTAAAAAAGAAGTCCCTCCCGCCAAAGGAGTGAAAGGTGGTCGTAACGAAGCGTTAAAAATTCTAAGATCCTTTGTCACAAAAAAATTACAAAACTATGAAACAGGTCACTCCGAGCCAAATCCCCCAGAGATCACTGCTACAAGTGGCCTCTCTCCCTACCTCCACTTCGGTCATATTGGAATTGAAGAAATTTTTCAGTCAGTATTAGAGGTTACATCTAAGGGAAAATGGAATCCAGAACGAATGAGCCACCAAAAACCAGGAGACCGCGAACATTTTTATTCGGAATCCTCTTCCACCAATCACTTCTTAGACGAACTCATCACCTGGCGAGACATTGGTTATCTTTTCTTTTGGAAAGACAAACCAAACTATATTAATTTAGAAAATCTTCCGGATTGGGTGAAAGCGAATTTTAAAAAACATAAATCCGATACCAGAGAATATCTCTATACTTTAGAACAGTTTGAATCTGCAAACACCCATGATGAACTTTGGAATGCTGCCCAAACAGAACTTGTGAAAACAGGAAGGATGCATAACTATATGCGAATGTTATGGGGAAAAAAAGTAATCGAATGGACAAAAACTTATGAAGAAGCATTTCAAATTTTAGAACATTTAAATAACAAATATGCATACGATGGACGAAATCCGAATTCCTATACAGGGATTTTGTGGTGTTTTGGCCTTTTTGATAGGCCCTGGTTTCCCGAACGAAATGTATTCGGAAATGTTCGGTTTATGTCCTCCGATTCCACAAAAAAGAAGTTTAAAATGAAATCCTATTTGGAGTATATTGGTGAACTGAGCGGAAACTCCGACTCATTGTTTCCATGA
- a CDS encoding ABC transporter ATP-binding protein/permease, giving the protein MPSKSKNPSQNWLRLSNIIRQLIQSKQGPTAVRYGITLVILVILFNVFNVINSYVGRDFISSIEQKNTNGFYTNALLYALVFLISSAIGSVYRYAEERLGILWREQLTWRLTENYLTERTYHQIIGKPGIENPDQRITDDVKSFTTTTISFTLLFIGGVFSAISFSGVLWSINPVLFLVAVAYAVAGTISTIFLGKSLIRINYDQLDMEASYRADLLHIRQHAESIAVTHREARMSVRLKSRLRKLVNNFRKLISVNLRLSLFTNNYNYFIQIIPMFIIAPSYMRGEIEFGVITQAALAFTTLLNAFSLIVTQFQSISAFSAVVKRLHSLDTAMLHAETESKTIRQSNYKADEIDFENFTLYSNDKSKLLVDNLKLTIRRHERWLVTSLDETVKLSLFRSIAGISNHSEGRIKKPNWEEILFLPEQPYLPPGRLRNVIVPAYLNLEVSDAEVLKELKYMGLESLVRRFGGLRALKEWDEELSLAEKYKIAIIRILFVKPKFLILDRPGSSLGKFEISKLLKLFHRLGVATVLIAKDEETVLEYDYHLNIAHFGKWTLSPLHPTHANQ; this is encoded by the coding sequence ATGCCTTCCAAATCAAAAAATCCATCCCAAAACTGGTTACGGCTATCAAATATCATTCGGCAACTGATTCAGTCCAAACAAGGACCAACGGCCGTTCGTTATGGGATTACACTCGTGATCCTTGTGATTTTGTTTAATGTTTTTAATGTGATCAATAGTTATGTGGGAAGAGACTTTATATCTTCTATTGAACAAAAAAATACCAATGGATTTTATACCAACGCACTACTGTATGCATTGGTATTTTTAATTTCTTCCGCCATCGGGTCTGTCTATCGGTATGCAGAAGAAAGGCTTGGTATCCTTTGGCGTGAACAACTCACATGGCGATTGACAGAAAATTATCTGACAGAGCGAACTTACCACCAAATCATTGGTAAACCAGGAATTGAAAATCCCGACCAGAGGATCACAGATGATGTCAAATCCTTTACCACAACTACAATCTCTTTCACCTTACTCTTTATAGGTGGAGTATTTTCAGCAATTTCCTTTTCGGGAGTTCTATGGAGTATAAACCCGGTTCTTTTTCTTGTCGCAGTTGCTTATGCTGTGGCCGGAACTATCTCCACTATCTTTCTTGGGAAATCACTCATTCGTATCAACTATGATCAATTGGATATGGAAGCAAGTTACCGAGCAGACCTACTCCATATTCGCCAACATGCGGAATCTATTGCCGTCACCCATAGGGAAGCAAGGATGTCTGTTCGATTGAAATCAAGGCTTCGAAAGTTAGTCAATAACTTCAGAAAACTGATCTCTGTAAACCTGAGACTCAGTCTATTCACGAATAATTATAATTATTTCATTCAGATCATACCCATGTTTATCATAGCTCCGAGTTATATGAGAGGGGAAATTGAATTTGGTGTCATTACGCAAGCAGCTCTTGCATTTACCACCTTACTTAATGCTTTTTCTCTAATTGTCACGCAGTTCCAATCTATCTCTGCTTTCTCAGCTGTTGTTAAACGTTTGCATTCCCTGGATACAGCTATGTTACATGCTGAAACAGAATCTAAAACAATAAGACAATCAAACTACAAAGCCGATGAAATTGATTTTGAAAATTTCACATTGTATTCCAATGACAAATCGAAACTCCTCGTAGACAACCTAAAGCTAACTATTCGTAGACATGAACGTTGGCTTGTCACTTCCCTGGATGAAACGGTGAAACTCAGTTTATTTCGTTCGATTGCCGGTATCAGTAATCACTCCGAAGGAAGGATTAAAAAACCTAATTGGGAAGAGATCCTTTTTCTTCCCGAACAACCTTACCTGCCTCCGGGAAGACTTCGTAACGTCATTGTACCGGCCTATTTGAATTTAGAAGTATCGGATGCAGAGGTTCTGAAGGAACTAAAATATATGGGGCTTGAATCTTTGGTGCGTAGATTTGGTGGCCTAAGAGCCTTAAAAGAATGGGACGAAGAACTTTCGTTAGCTGAAAAATACAAAATTGCAATCATCCGCATACTTTTTGTGAAACCAAAATTTCTCATTCTCGACAGACCGGGTTCTAGTTTGGGTAAATTTGAAATTTCAAAACTCTTAAAATTATTCCACAGACTGGGAGTGGCCACAGTGCTGATCGCAAAAGACGAAGAAACTGTTTTGGAATACGATTACCATCTAAACATTGCACACTTCGGGAAATGGACTCTTTCCCCTCTCCATCCAACCCACGCAAACCAATGA
- a CDS encoding adenylate/guanylate cyclase domain-containing protein yields MSIVTFEDKENFSLETNKPGATILETALKHDYPLYHLCGGNAKCTTCRVFITEGLDHLSHRNDREQTLADRKGWPSEIRLACQTEVFGDVSLRRIIKDNKDLKTVTSESKSSKTGEECYAVILFLDIKGFTAFTEASLPYDVVFVLNRFFQEMSEPILNNGGGIDKFIGDGILAFFQIKNKDQLKTANEQSLKEAKRETIHSAIRACLRMFDQLKKFNLEMKDRFNFTFDIRIGLHAGNVIYGDIGHSEYKSQTVLGDTVNVASRLEALNKKTNTQFLVSDEIYNLIGSSLSVNKKVITRLRGKSEKMTAYSVLGFRKPDPILEIQKSFDHVLEYNPHWIESYLQKLENFTKENTTPNQIADEGKSPISQAEFLNSIESIIEKLGNPISLKKEVSKLADIYESIGITKKEFPKLVPILLSTLRENLPSEWNPSLEAIWTQVITDLTIETIES; encoded by the coding sequence ATGTCCATTGTTACCTTCGAAGACAAAGAAAATTTTTCCTTAGAAACAAACAAACCGGGAGCCACGATTCTTGAGACGGCCCTCAAACACGATTACCCACTCTACCACCTCTGCGGAGGAAATGCTAAATGTACAACCTGTCGGGTGTTTATCACAGAAGGTCTAGACCATCTGAGTCATCGAAATGACAGAGAACAAACACTAGCAGATCGGAAGGGTTGGCCTTCGGAGATTCGGCTCGCATGCCAAACAGAAGTTTTTGGTGATGTATCGCTCAGACGGATCATCAAAGACAATAAAGATTTAAAAACAGTAACCAGTGAATCCAAATCTTCAAAAACAGGGGAAGAGTGTTATGCGGTAATTCTTTTTCTTGATATCAAAGGGTTCACTGCATTTACCGAAGCAAGCCTTCCTTATGATGTTGTTTTTGTTCTCAACCGTTTCTTTCAAGAAATGAGTGAACCAATTCTGAACAATGGAGGGGGAATCGATAAATTTATCGGAGATGGAATTTTGGCTTTTTTCCAAATCAAAAACAAAGACCAACTAAAAACGGCAAACGAACAAAGTCTCAAAGAAGCAAAACGTGAGACCATTCATTCCGCAATCCGAGCATGTCTACGTATGTTTGACCAATTAAAAAAATTCAATTTAGAAATGAAGGATAGGTTTAATTTTACTTTTGACATCCGCATTGGTCTTCATGCAGGAAATGTAATTTACGGGGACATTGGACATTCGGAATACAAAAGCCAAACGGTTCTTGGCGATACTGTGAATGTGGCAAGCCGTCTCGAAGCATTGAATAAAAAAACAAATACTCAGTTTTTAGTCTCAGATGAAATTTACAATTTGATTGGTTCTTCCCTTTCTGTGAATAAAAAAGTAATCACAAGGTTACGGGGAAAGTCAGAGAAGATGACTGCCTATTCTGTACTTGGATTTAGGAAACCTGATCCCATCTTAGAAATTCAAAAATCTTTTGATCATGTTTTAGAATACAATCCTCATTGGATCGAAAGTTATCTTCAAAAATTGGAAAACTTCACCAAGGAAAATACAACGCCAAACCAGATTGCAGATGAAGGAAAATCTCCCATTTCGCAAGCCGAGTTTTTAAACTCCATCGAATCCATTATTGAAAAGTTAGGGAATCCCATCTCTTTAAAAAAAGAAGTTTCAAAACTTGCGGACATTTACGAATCCATTGGCATCACCAAGAAAGAATTTCCAAAACTGGTTCCTATTCTTCTATCAACTCTCCGAGAAAACCTTCCTTCGGAGTGGAACCCAAGTTTAGAAGCCATTTGGACCCAAGTCATCACGGATTTGACCATAGAAACCATTGAATCTTAA
- a CDS encoding adenylate/guanylate cyclase domain-containing protein: protein MVFSKRLFSILLGFLTFAGLLSNLSAQVLLTNQILDLRSETSFGQSVHKWSFKPGDSPLVTEEKEDDLYLDEENGQTRALRFAHAQPTLEESVRNGWISGFQIQTAWDKVRDGDGELYFPDFKQFQETYKGYAWYRTEIQITEEDIRSKFKSRNLTVRLGQISQADAVYWNGKFIGGTGLHLDTEEGAELDDKSLYSDKIRFYQIPIDQLKTDEPNVLAVRVYAKYPLSPGLSHDKFYLSSVKYSERAEYWNDFKKIFVIVLTLLLGSFYLYWQFLFRNEDDATIYFALGSIFMAFNTLFQSQIIYSIIGDGFWIKKIEYFAWIGLVHLLFNFIVRFAHVRQGWIKITNRYIDIAGIVSLLVVLVSPNFFFLSKFFFSWSFVTILLGGALFYIIFLGRKVPSMGTVSLGFFAFVTLILNDIFVEMQWEWYPSHTYLKDYAFAAFSVSVALSIVKNMIDSRRLVEKQREEKDRLSRYFSPAVMETIVADSIKLGGEEKNIATLFSDIVGFTTFAEKNPPGVVLQSLNTIFESLSELIFHYSATLDKFIGDAIMAFWGAPKQTELDAYHAIACAVDMQKKMEEINRELGVPPGTFRLRIGVNFGEAIVGNIGSVKRMDYTVIGDAVNTAARLESHGIPGKVAVSEAAFLAAGGSEYIEYEDTKELTLKGKAEPVKVYFVTKVKSRPVV, encoded by the coding sequence ATGGTTTTTTCGAAAAGACTCTTTTCTATCCTTCTCGGCTTCCTTACTTTTGCGGGATTACTCTCAAACCTGTCTGCCCAAGTCCTCCTCACCAATCAAATTTTGGATCTGAGGTCTGAGACTTCTTTTGGTCAATCCGTTCATAAATGGAGTTTCAAACCAGGAGACTCACCCCTAGTCACAGAAGAGAAGGAAGATGATCTCTATTTAGATGAAGAAAACGGACAAACGAGAGCCCTACGTTTTGCTCATGCCCAACCAACTTTGGAAGAATCGGTAAGAAATGGGTGGATTTCTGGATTCCAAATCCAAACCGCTTGGGACAAAGTGAGAGATGGGGATGGGGAATTGTATTTTCCTGACTTCAAACAATTTCAAGAAACTTATAAGGGATACGCTTGGTATAGAACAGAAATCCAAATTACAGAGGAAGACATTCGTTCTAAATTCAAATCAAGGAACTTAACCGTTCGGTTGGGCCAAATCAGCCAAGCCGATGCCGTTTATTGGAACGGGAAATTCATTGGAGGAACGGGCCTTCATTTGGATACAGAAGAAGGAGCCGAGTTGGATGATAAATCCCTTTATAGTGATAAAATTAGGTTCTACCAAATCCCAATAGACCAATTAAAAACAGATGAACCCAATGTCCTTGCTGTAAGAGTGTATGCCAAGTATCCTTTGAGTCCAGGACTATCTCATGATAAATTTTACCTGTCCTCTGTAAAGTATTCAGAGCGAGCCGAGTATTGGAACGATTTTAAAAAGATATTTGTGATCGTACTTACCTTGTTACTTGGTAGTTTTTATTTATACTGGCAATTTTTATTCCGAAACGAAGATGATGCAACCATATACTTTGCATTAGGTTCCATCTTCATGGCATTTAATACTTTGTTTCAAAGCCAAATTATCTATTCCATCATTGGAGATGGATTCTGGATCAAAAAAATCGAATATTTTGCTTGGATAGGCCTTGTCCATTTGTTGTTTAACTTCATCGTTCGATTTGCTCATGTAAGACAAGGTTGGATCAAAATCACTAACAGGTACATTGATATCGCCGGAATCGTTTCGCTACTTGTGGTTTTGGTTTCTCCCAATTTCTTTTTTCTATCTAAGTTTTTCTTCAGTTGGAGTTTTGTAACGATCCTACTCGGGGGAGCCTTGTTTTATATTATCTTTCTCGGCAGAAAAGTCCCTTCCATGGGAACGGTGTCCCTCGGATTTTTTGCCTTTGTCACTCTCATTCTCAATGATATCTTTGTGGAAATGCAATGGGAATGGTATCCGAGCCATACTTATCTAAAGGACTATGCCTTTGCTGCCTTTTCTGTATCTGTTGCCTTGTCGATTGTTAAAAATATGATCGATTCACGACGACTTGTGGAAAAACAACGAGAAGAGAAAGATAGGCTCTCTAGATACTTCTCACCAGCCGTGATGGAAACAATTGTTGCCGACAGTATTAAGTTAGGTGGTGAAGAGAAAAATATCGCTACTTTGTTCTCTGATATTGTTGGGTTTACAACCTTTGCTGAAAAAAATCCTCCAGGAGTTGTGCTCCAAAGTTTAAATACAATTTTTGAATCCTTGTCAGAATTGATATTTCATTATTCTGCCACCTTAGATAAGTTTATCGGAGATGCCATCATGGCGTTTTGGGGTGCCCCCAAACAAACAGAACTGGATGCCTATCATGCCATAGCTTGTGCCGTGGATATGCAGAAAAAAATGGAAGAGATCAATCGTGAATTGGGAGTCCCACCTGGCACCTTCCGTTTGCGGATTGGTGTCAATTTTGGAGAAGCCATCGTGGGTAACATTGGTTCTGTCAAACGTATGGACTATACTGTCATTGGGGATGCCGTCAATACGGCTGCTCGCTTAGAAAGTCATGGAATTCCAGGGAAGGTTGCCGTTTCTGAGGCAGCATTTCTTGCGGCGGGTGGGAGTGAATACATTGAATATGAAGATACCAAAGAACTCACACTCAAAGGAAAAGCTGAACCGGTCAAAGTGTACTTTGTAACGAAGGTAAAGTCAAGGCCTGTAGTTTAA
- a CDS encoding TetR/AcrR family transcriptional regulator, whose translation MAKKIKHKPGRPKKGQTQITRDLVLDRAWDLIAEEGWSEFRLAKLAEILGIRTPSLYNHIQDMEEIRREMKRRSMQLLGDRLYLKIKNQNSVENRIPDFLNVYRNFAKTHPEFYPLTIESTELDPELKPLGDRFLDLCLEVFRFPVLDESAVHKIRILRSLLHGFIVLEEAGGFGRKESVEDSFRKIIESLESGRLW comes from the coding sequence ATGGCAAAAAAAATAAAACACAAACCGGGCCGTCCCAAAAAAGGCCAAACACAGATCACTCGTGATTTGGTTTTGGACAGAGCCTGGGATTTGATTGCAGAAGAGGGATGGAGCGAATTTCGGTTAGCAAAACTTGCGGAAATCTTGGGAATTCGAACCCCCTCTCTTTACAACCATATCCAAGATATGGAGGAAATACGCCGTGAAATGAAACGCAGGTCCATGCAGTTGTTAGGGGACAGGCTGTATCTTAAAATTAAAAATCAAAATTCTGTCGAAAATCGAATTCCTGATTTTTTGAATGTTTATAGAAATTTTGCGAAGACCCATCCAGAGTTTTATCCACTCACCATTGAATCCACAGAGTTAGATCCAGAACTAAAACCACTCGGAGATCGTTTTTTGGATCTATGTTTGGAGGTCTTCCGGTTTCCGGTTTTGGACGAATCGGCAGTTCATAAGATACGGATTTTACGTTCCCTTCTGCATGGATTTATTGTCCTGGAGGAAGCGGGAGGATTTGGTCGGAAAGAATCGGTGGAAGATAGTTTTCGGAAAATAATAGAATCATTGGAATCCGGTAGACTTTGGTAA
- a CDS encoding P-II family nitrogen regulator: MKMIIAIIQPHKLEEVKAELTKNEIYRLTVSDVQGYGQQKGKTEVFRGHEYTVNLLRKVRLEIAVNDEFVKPTVDAILKAAKSGDGKIGDGKIFITPLEEVIRIRTGEKGKSAI, encoded by the coding sequence ATGAAAATGATCATTGCAATCATCCAACCACATAAGTTGGAAGAAGTTAAAGCAGAGTTAACTAAAAACGAAATCTATCGTCTAACAGTTTCTGACGTTCAAGGTTACGGACAACAAAAAGGGAAAACAGAAGTATTTCGTGGACACGAATACACTGTTAATTTACTCAGAAAAGTTCGTTTAGAAATTGCCGTAAACGATGAATTCGTAAAACCAACTGTTGACGCTATCTTAAAAGCAGCAAAAAGTGGTGATGGAAAAATCGGCGATGGAAAGATTTTTATCACTCCACTAGAAGAAGTGATTCGAATCAGAACCGGCGAGAAAGGAAAAAGCGCCATCTAA
- a CDS encoding alpha/beta fold hydrolase, translating into MKEIYHKLGLFYLILFPYLFWMNGSLLGSPITTSYFQTKEGKVAYSKTGDGKRNLILLPGIGDRKESYFELSLLLAKENSVYSFDLRGLGESDVSFSSYGPKETAEDILAFIREKDLQNVYIIANSMTAASAVYIRSMEKTRVLGLVLSGPFVRDKSPLSFGMKTLIQLAFRGPWGPSAWVSFYESLFPVYPPKDLKERSEKLKNNLSEDGRMAAVRSMLLASKNECEAALTIVSGNVIVVMGTKDPDFDSPEEEAEWIAKTLGGEKQMYEGAGHYPFVEDPTRFHSDIQKLWQKK; encoded by the coding sequence ATGAAAGAAATCTACCACAAACTTGGCCTCTTCTACCTAATTTTGTTTCCTTACCTTTTTTGGATGAATGGTTCACTACTCGGATCTCCAATCACAACTTCTTATTTTCAGACAAAAGAAGGTAAAGTTGCTTATTCGAAAACTGGAGATGGAAAACGAAACCTGATCTTATTACCAGGAATTGGTGACAGAAAAGAAAGTTACTTTGAATTGAGTTTACTTTTAGCAAAAGAAAATTCTGTATATAGTTTTGATTTACGAGGGCTTGGAGAATCCGATGTTAGTTTTTCTTCCTATGGCCCCAAAGAAACTGCAGAAGACATTCTCGCTTTTATTCGAGAGAAAGACTTACAAAACGTATATATCATTGCCAATTCGATGACGGCAGCATCGGCCGTGTACATTCGTTCTATGGAAAAAACGAGAGTTCTTGGCCTTGTATTGTCCGGTCCCTTTGTTCGAGACAAATCACCTTTGTCTTTCGGAATGAAAACATTAATCCAACTGGCTTTTCGTGGTCCCTGGGGTCCAAGTGCTTGGGTTTCGTTTTATGAATCTCTTTTTCCAGTTTATCCTCCGAAAGATTTAAAGGAACGTTCAGAAAAACTTAAAAACAATTTGTCGGAAGATGGCCGTATGGCTGCTGTTAGGTCTATGTTACTAGCCTCAAAAAACGAATGTGAGGCGGCTTTAACTATAGTTTCGGGAAATGTAATCGTAGTGATGGGAACAAAAGATCCCGACTTTGATTCTCCTGAAGAAGAGGCCGAATGGATTGCCAAAACTCTCGGTGGTGAAAAACAAATGTATGAAGGAGCAGGGCATTATCCTTTTGTGGAAGATCCTACTCGGTTTCATTCCGACATACAAAAGTTATGGCAAAAAAAATAA